One segment of Marinobacter sediminum DNA contains the following:
- the hemL gene encoding glutamate-1-semialdehyde 2,1-aminomutase — MTHSETLFEEAQKYIPGGVNSPVRAFRGVGGTPIFFNHAEGAYLFDEDGRRYIDYIGSWGPMILGHSDPRIKNALHAQVDLGIGYGAPTSLETDMAKKVCDLIPSIDLVRMVNSGTEATMSTIRLARGYTGRDKIVKFEGCYHGHVDSLLVKAGSGALTLGVPNSPGIPASLAEHTLTLTFNDIDSVRETFAKMGDEIAAIIVEPVAGNMNCIPPAPGFLEGLREVCDEHGTVLIFDEVMTGFRVSLGGAQELYGVTPDLTALGKVIGGGLPVGAFGGKREIMEYISPLGPVYQAGTLSGNPLAMCAGLTTLNAISEPGFHDRLTEKTNAVRDGIKAAADEAGIPLVVQSAGAMFGFFFTDEESVTRFDQVMGCDVERFKKFFQGMLKEGVYLAPSAFEAGFTCAALTDADIEFTINAARKVMATL, encoded by the coding sequence ATGACACACTCCGAAACCCTGTTCGAAGAAGCCCAGAAATACATCCCCGGCGGCGTGAACTCGCCGGTCAGGGCGTTTCGTGGCGTGGGCGGCACTCCGATATTCTTCAACCACGCGGAAGGCGCCTACCTGTTCGACGAAGACGGTCGCCGCTATATCGATTACATTGGATCCTGGGGCCCGATGATCCTTGGCCATTCAGACCCACGCATCAAGAACGCCCTGCATGCCCAGGTGGATCTTGGCATCGGCTACGGCGCCCCCACCTCCCTCGAAACCGACATGGCCAAAAAGGTCTGTGACCTGATTCCGTCCATTGATCTCGTCCGGATGGTGAATTCCGGTACCGAAGCGACCATGAGCACCATTCGTCTGGCCCGTGGGTATACCGGTCGAGACAAGATTGTGAAGTTCGAAGGCTGTTACCACGGCCATGTGGATTCACTTCTTGTGAAAGCCGGCTCCGGCGCCCTGACCCTGGGCGTGCCGAACTCACCTGGCATTCCAGCCAGCCTGGCCGAACACACGCTGACCCTGACGTTCAATGACATCGACAGTGTGCGCGAAACCTTTGCAAAAATGGGCGATGAGATCGCTGCCATCATCGTCGAGCCTGTGGCCGGCAACATGAACTGCATCCCCCCCGCGCCAGGTTTCCTGGAAGGCCTGCGCGAGGTCTGTGACGAACACGGCACTGTACTTATTTTTGATGAGGTTATGACCGGCTTCCGGGTATCCCTTGGTGGAGCCCAGGAACTCTATGGCGTCACGCCAGACCTGACCGCTCTGGGCAAGGTTATTGGCGGCGGCCTGCCGGTAGGTGCATTTGGCGGCAAGCGGGAAATCATGGAGTATATCTCTCCCCTCGGCCCGGTTTATCAGGCCGGCACCCTGAGCGGCAATCCGCTCGCCATGTGCGCGGGTCTGACCACGCTAAATGCCATATCCGAACCAGGCTTCCATGATCGACTGACGGAAAAAACCAACGCGGTGCGCGATGGTATCAAGGCAGCAGCCGATGAGGCAGGCATCCCGCTGGTCGTTCAGAGTGCCGGAGCCATGTTTGGCTTCTTCTTTACCGACGAGGAATCTGTGACCCGGTTTGATCAGGTGATGGGTTGCGATGTCGAGCGCTTCAAGAAGTTTTTCCAGGGCATGCTCAAAGAAGGTGTTTACCTGGCGCCATCTGCGTTCGAAGCAGGGTTCACCTGCGCGGCCCTCACGGATGCAGACATAGAATTTACCATTAACGCCGCACGCAAGGTGATGGCGACACTCTGA
- the thiE gene encoding thiamine phosphate synthase, translated as MGTLNKGLKPGLYAVTDSQLTPPESLTASVEAALRGGAVLIQYREKQAAWPERFRQASELQAACRNAGVPLVINDDPELANRVGATGVHLGQSDRSIADARHLLGDEAIIGITCHADLALAASALECGADYLAFGRFYNSATKPDAPAADPAVLTDARHFNRPLTAIGGITIENGEPLIRAGADMLAVIGGLFGGTPEDIEQRAKAFTRLFEQHHPLFSLPR; from the coding sequence GTGGGAACGTTGAACAAGGGACTGAAGCCCGGGCTCTACGCCGTTACCGACAGTCAGCTGACGCCCCCGGAATCACTGACTGCTTCCGTAGAAGCCGCTCTTCGCGGCGGTGCAGTTTTGATACAATACCGGGAAAAGCAGGCAGCGTGGCCGGAGCGTTTTCGTCAGGCATCGGAACTTCAGGCTGCTTGCCGGAATGCCGGGGTTCCGCTGGTCATCAACGATGACCCGGAACTCGCGAACCGTGTTGGTGCAACAGGGGTTCACCTGGGCCAGAGCGACCGTTCAATAGCGGATGCCAGGCACCTGCTCGGTGACGAGGCAATTATTGGCATCACCTGTCACGCAGATCTTGCGCTGGCGGCCTCAGCACTCGAGTGCGGTGCGGACTATCTGGCATTTGGCCGGTTCTACAACTCTGCCACCAAACCCGACGCGCCTGCGGCCGATCCGGCAGTCCTCACAGACGCCAGGCACTTTAACCGCCCTCTTACGGCGATTGGCGGCATCACAATTGAAAACGGTGAACCACTGATCAGAGCGGGTGCCGACATGCTCGCCGTAATAGGCGGCCTGTTCGGTGGCACTCCTGAAGACATTGAACAACGGGCGAAAGCCTTTACTCGCCTGTTTGAACAGCATCATCCACTTTTCTCACTACCCAGATAA
- the thiD gene encoding bifunctional hydroxymethylpyrimidine kinase/phosphomethylpyrimidine kinase: protein MLSGLDPSGGAGIQADIQAITSLGCHPLPVLTCLTVQDTVNVYGAEAINAELIRRQLKCVAYDAPIHAIKTGALGNSAIVDVLVDFIGEHPGIPLITDPVIKAAGGGDLADDELIMAMKERLFPLAEMITPNGIELAMLGNNPDAGQAAANLLESGCSSVLATGGHGTGLHIINTLFNHAPEPMTWQIERVGGEYHGTGCTLAAAIAAGRASGLSQRAAISQAQNYVNHAILHALEVGKGQPVPDRGILWER from the coding sequence ATTCTTTCCGGGCTCGACCCGTCCGGCGGTGCAGGCATTCAGGCTGACATTCAGGCCATCACCTCACTCGGCTGTCACCCTCTGCCTGTACTTACCTGCCTGACTGTCCAGGACACCGTCAATGTCTATGGTGCAGAGGCCATCAATGCCGAACTGATTCGCCGGCAATTGAAATGTGTTGCCTACGATGCCCCCATTCACGCCATCAAAACCGGGGCGCTGGGAAATTCAGCCATCGTGGACGTGCTGGTGGACTTCATCGGCGAGCACCCGGGGATCCCCTTGATCACCGATCCGGTGATCAAGGCCGCGGGGGGCGGCGACCTGGCCGATGACGAGCTAATCATGGCGATGAAGGAACGCCTGTTCCCGTTAGCCGAGATGATCACCCCGAATGGCATTGAGCTCGCCATGCTGGGAAACAACCCGGACGCCGGGCAGGCGGCGGCAAATCTTCTGGAGAGTGGTTGTTCCTCGGTCCTTGCGACCGGTGGCCACGGCACGGGGCTGCATATCATCAACACGCTCTTCAATCATGCACCGGAGCCTATGACCTGGCAGATCGAGCGCGTTGGCGGCGAATACCACGGCACCGGATGCACACTGGCCGCCGCGATTGCAGCTGGCCGCGCCAGCGGTCTCTCTCAACGGGCTGCCATATCCCAGGCCCAGAATTATGTGAACCATGCGATCCTGCACGCACTGGAGGTTGGCAAAGGCCAGCCTGTTCCCGACCGGGGTATTCTGTGGGAACGTTGA
- the hemJ gene encoding protoporphyrinogen oxidase HemJ — MLWVKAFHIISMVCWFAGIFYLPRLFVYHAACEDEPGRERFKIMERKLYRGITTPSMVATVIFGVWLISYNVSGYFSQGWLHAKLVLIVLLIIYHFYCGYLVKVFRDDLNSRSHVFYRWFNELPVFILLAVVILAVVKPF; from the coding sequence ATGCTGTGGGTTAAAGCTTTCCACATAATTTCTATGGTGTGCTGGTTCGCCGGCATTTTCTACTTGCCAAGACTGTTTGTGTATCATGCCGCCTGTGAGGATGAGCCCGGCCGGGAGCGATTCAAAATCATGGAACGCAAGCTGTACCGGGGTATAACAACCCCTTCCATGGTGGCCACGGTAATCTTTGGTGTGTGGCTTATCAGTTACAATGTCTCTGGCTATTTCAGCCAGGGCTGGCTTCACGCCAAACTGGTTCTGATCGTCCTCCTGATCATTTACCACTTTTACTGCGGGTACCTGGTGAAAGTATTCCGCGACGACCTCAATAGTCGCAGCCATGTGTTTTACCGCTGGTTCAACGAACTGCCGGTTTTTATTCTGCTCGCGGTCGTAATTCTGGCTGTTGTTAAACCGTTTTAA
- a CDS encoding chloride channel protein, which yields MQRIWHQITENLIPVFRRRLSGVDALPQLAVLGLLSGLITGGVILVFRLAIEWPLEHFLPGSGSESFEELSWLTRGLLPLAGAAALGLMLHRLGTSNRRVGIVHVMERLNYHQGYITFRSAVVQFVSGVVTVVTGQSAGREGPAVHLGAAFSSLMGQWMRLPNNSIRTLVACGCAAAISASFNTPISGVIFAMEVVMMEYTIAGFTPIILAAVSAAVVTQAVYGSEPAFSVPALTMNSLLEIPWVLVIAIIIGVAAALFIQLVDFMGRHLHRPVLLRIVIAGLLMVPFAIFIPETMGIGYDTVDKTINGQLGFWLLLIAGVAKLVITSLTIGLGMPSGVIGPTLFMGATLGGAMGLIGAQIMPEHASSVGFYAMLGMGAMMGAVLQAPLAALMALMELTRNPNIILPGMLIITTSSLVTSEAFGKKSLFLTILKSQGLSYQNSPVIQALRRVSVGAIMDRSILRTERHLSVEEARKILKSEPKWLIVEGSSGPTALLPAVDLARYLEDTDKLVAEGEAESPESIDLINIPANRRDIAPVQYQATLEEALNEFDSTNAEALYVQRHVAPMIQRVYGVVLKSDIESYYQYRRS from the coding sequence ATGCAAAGAATCTGGCACCAGATTACCGAGAATCTGATCCCTGTTTTCCGGCGCCGGCTGTCCGGCGTGGATGCATTGCCACAGCTGGCAGTACTGGGGCTGCTATCCGGCCTTATTACCGGCGGCGTTATTCTTGTTTTCCGCCTCGCCATCGAGTGGCCCCTTGAGCATTTTCTGCCAGGTTCAGGATCAGAATCTTTCGAGGAACTGAGCTGGTTAACCCGCGGATTGCTGCCTCTGGCAGGCGCAGCTGCACTCGGGCTGATGCTGCACCGTCTTGGCACCAGCAACCGCAGGGTTGGCATTGTCCACGTCATGGAACGCCTTAACTATCACCAGGGATACATTACGTTTCGCAGTGCCGTCGTTCAGTTCGTCTCCGGTGTCGTTACTGTTGTAACTGGACAGTCTGCCGGCCGGGAAGGCCCTGCAGTACATCTTGGCGCAGCGTTTTCCAGCCTTATGGGGCAATGGATGCGCCTGCCAAACAACAGCATCCGGACACTGGTCGCCTGCGGCTGTGCGGCGGCTATTTCTGCTTCGTTCAACACCCCGATTTCCGGCGTAATCTTTGCGATGGAAGTCGTGATGATGGAATACACCATCGCCGGATTTACGCCGATCATTCTCGCGGCGGTAAGCGCGGCCGTAGTGACCCAGGCCGTCTACGGCTCAGAGCCTGCGTTCAGCGTACCGGCACTGACCATGAACTCTCTGTTGGAAATCCCGTGGGTTCTGGTCATTGCGATAATCATTGGAGTTGCCGCGGCACTCTTTATCCAGCTGGTGGATTTCATGGGGCGTCACCTTCATCGGCCCGTCCTCCTGCGGATCGTGATAGCAGGCCTTCTGATGGTGCCTTTTGCGATTTTTATCCCCGAAACCATGGGCATTGGTTACGACACCGTGGACAAAACAATCAATGGTCAGCTGGGTTTCTGGTTGCTGCTGATTGCAGGCGTGGCCAAACTGGTCATCACATCGCTGACCATTGGCCTGGGCATGCCAAGCGGTGTTATAGGCCCGACGCTGTTCATGGGTGCCACACTCGGCGGTGCGATGGGATTGATCGGAGCCCAGATCATGCCCGAGCACGCCTCCTCAGTCGGGTTTTACGCCATGCTCGGGATGGGCGCGATGATGGGTGCAGTGCTTCAGGCGCCATTGGCAGCATTGATGGCTTTGATGGAATTGACACGCAATCCCAACATCATTCTGCCCGGCATGCTGATTATCACCACGTCGAGTCTGGTGACCAGCGAGGCATTCGGCAAGAAATCCCTGTTTTTAACCATTCTGAAAAGCCAGGGCCTGAGCTATCAGAACTCCCCCGTTATACAGGCGCTTCGGAGGGTCTCGGTTGGTGCCATCATGGACCGGAGCATTCTGCGAACCGAGCGGCACCTGTCCGTGGAAGAAGCCCGAAAGATACTGAAATCAGAACCGAAATGGCTCATTGTGGAGGGCAGCAGCGGCCCCACGGCGCTGTTACCCGCAGTGGACCTGGCACGCTATCTGGAGGATACCGACAAACTGGTCGCCGAGGGAGAAGCCGAATCACCGGAATCCATCGATCTTATAAACATACCTGCCAACCGGCGAGATATTGCGCCGGTCCAGTATCAGGCCACCCTCGAAGAAGCCCTGAACGAGTTCGACTCAACCAATGCCGAGGCGTTGTACGTACAACGGCATGTGGCACCAATGATTCAACGGGTTTACGGCGTGGTGCTGAAATCCGATATCGAGAGTTATTACCAATACCGACGGAGCTGA